The Chryseobacterium suipulveris genome window below encodes:
- a CDS encoding DUF4252 domain-containing protein: MNKLLFIFALFFSHFFNVNAQKDKLDQLFTKYQESEGVTSIKITKPMFSMLNKLNIDDAELSQIKPLLAKINGLKILIVEKPESVKNAKDSIQKFGMFQSLQNDISSSIKKMNYEELITVNSKDNKIKFLSSDATNGNLENLLLSINSEGNTLLMMLDGKLSMDDVNRLVQEAEKSSPKTFSKNENITFSGSSQVRNVDAFSGIEVSSGIKVNFTQDKNQSVVVETDPGMEQYVSTIVQNGTLKISVKNQGKQNLRFKKLFVNVKAPHLKSIKTTSGASLTTLNEINEDSFNINAESGSNINAELNGDKITANVESGGTVKLAIQTKNFTFAGSSGSSSSITGTVDAATFQISSAASCNAQNLVAKNVTANASSAGSLKVHAKQSLNSVTSSSGSVRYNGKPESFNASNSSGGTTKPIN, from the coding sequence ATGAACAAACTACTATTTATATTCGCACTTTTCTTTTCGCATTTTTTTAATGTAAATGCACAGAAAGACAAACTGGACCAGCTCTTTACCAAATATCAGGAATCAGAAGGAGTAACCTCCATCAAGATTACAAAACCGATGTTTAGTATGCTCAACAAACTGAATATCGACGATGCCGAACTTTCGCAAATCAAGCCGCTGCTCGCAAAAATCAACGGGTTGAAAATCCTGATCGTGGAGAAACCCGAATCCGTGAAAAACGCCAAAGACAGCATCCAGAAATTCGGGATGTTCCAAAGTTTGCAGAACGACATTTCATCCTCCATCAAGAAAATGAATTACGAAGAACTGATCACCGTAAACAGCAAAGACAATAAAATTAAATTCCTTTCATCGGACGCGACCAACGGAAATCTCGAAAACCTGCTTCTCAGCATTAATTCCGAGGGAAACACATTACTAATGATGCTCGACGGAAAACTTTCGATGGATGATGTGAACCGACTTGTGCAGGAAGCAGAAAAATCTTCTCCGAAAACTTTCAGCAAAAACGAAAATATCACTTTCAGCGGAAGCTCTCAAGTTCGAAATGTAGATGCGTTTTCAGGAATTGAGGTTTCGTCCGGAATCAAAGTAAATTTTACACAGGATAAAAATCAATCTGTCGTGGTAGAAACCGATCCCGGAATGGAACAGTATGTTTCAACCATCGTGCAAAACGGAACATTAAAAATTTCAGTTAAAAACCAAGGGAAGCAAAACCTTCGCTTCAAAAAACTTTTCGTGAATGTGAAAGCGCCCCATCTGAAAAGTATTAAGACAACTTCCGGTGCATCACTCACGACTTTAAATGAAATTAATGAAGACAGCTTCAACATCAATGCGGAATCGGGAAGCAATATCAATGCAGAACTGAACGGTGACAAAATCACAGCCAACGTGGAGTCCGGAGGAACCGTGAAATTAGCAATACAAACAAAAAACTTCACCTTCGCCGGCTCGAGCGGTTCATCGTCTTCGATTACCGGAACTGTGGATGCCGCGACTTTTCAGATTTCCAGTGCGGCGAGCTGTAATGCACAGAATTTGGTTGCCAAAAATGTTACGGCGAATGCATCTTCTGCCGGAAGTTTGAAGGTTCACGCCAAACAGTCATTAAATTCCGTGACTTCTTCCAGCGGTTCTGTGCGCTACAACGGAAAACCTGAAAGCTTCAATGCTTCCAACAGCAGCGGCGGAACCACAAAACCGATTAATTAA